From Anas platyrhynchos isolate ZD024472 breed Pekin duck chromosome 38, IASCAAS_PekinDuck_T2T, whole genome shotgun sequence, one genomic window encodes:
- the LOC140001145 gene encoding olfactory receptor 14C36-like, with protein MPNSSSVSEFLLLAFADTRELQLLHFALFLGIYLAALLGNGLILTAIACDHRLHTPMYFFLLNLALLDLGSISTTLPKAMSNALWDTRAISYQGCAAQVFFLVFLLGGEYSLLTVMAYDRYVAICKPLHYRSLLGSRACAQMAAAAWGSGFLYAVLHTATTFSLPLCQGNAVDQFFCEIPHILKLSCSHACLREGQLLVFSACLAFGCFVFIVVSYVQILRAVLKMPSEQGWHKALYTCLPHLAVVSLFLSTVVFAHLRPPSVFHSSLDLVVSFLYSVVPPIVNPIIYSMRNQELKDVLRKVIP; from the coding sequence atgcccaacagcagctctgtgagtgagttcctcctgctggcattcgcagacacgcgggagctgcagctgctgcacttcgctctcttcctgggcatctaccttgctgccctcctgggcaatggcCTCATTCTTACtgccatagcctgcgaccaccgcctccacacccccatgtacttcttcctcctcaacctcgccctcctcgacctgggatccatctccaccactctccccaaagccatgtccaatgccctctgggacaccagggccatctcctaccaagggtgtgctgcacaggtcttctttttagTCTTCTTGCTTGGGGGAGAATAttcccttctcactgtcatggcctacgaccgctatgttgccatctgcaagcccctgcactacagaagcctcctgggcagcagagcttgtgcccagatggcagcagctgcctggggcagtggctttctctatgctgtcctgcacacggccactacattttccctgcccctctgccaaggcaatgctgtggaccagttcttctgtgagatccctcatatcctcaagctctcctgctcacatgcCTGCCTTAGGGAAGGTCAGCTTCTGGTATTTAGTGCCTGTTTAgcctttggttgttttgttttcattgtggtgtcctatgtgcagatactcagggctgtgctgaagatgccctctgagcagggctggcacaaagCCTTATatacatgcctccctcaccttgctgtggtctccctgtttctcagcactgttGTGTTTGCACACCTGAGGCCCCCCTCTGTCTTTCActcatccctggacctggtggtgtcatttctgtactctgTGGTGCCTCCAATAGTGAACCCcatcatctacagcatgaggaaccaggagctcaaggatgtcTTGAGGAAAGTGATACCTTGA